GAGACGGTCTGCCCCAGCTCGGCGGTGCGCCGCTCCACCCGCGCTTCCAGCTCGCGGTTGAACTGCTCCACCTCCTCCGTCTTGCGCCGGCGCTCCTCATCCATGCGCTCCAGCGAACGCGCCGCCAGATAGATGAAGAGCGCAAACAGGAAGATGAGCGGGACCGCGAAGAACACCTGGTCGACGCTGGTGCTGTACCAGCCGGTGCGCGCACCCGCGAGGCTCAGCCAGCCCACCAGCCAGATGGTGCCTAGAGCCAGGGGAAACCAGGCGCGCAGCATGACACCGCCCGCCCACTCGCTGCTCGCCAGCCGCATCCAGCCGCGCTCCGGACGCGCCAGCAGCAGCCCCACCGCCAGCGCGGCCAGGCCCAGGGCCACCGGGATGGACATGGAGACGGAAGCCCCGAAACTGGTCAGGCCCCTTTCTCCGAAGGTGTAGCCCAGCAGGACCAGCAGGCCGGTTGCCAGCGAGGCCAGGGAGCACCACTGCGCCGGCCGCCAACCCCGCCGCGGCTCCCAGTCCAGACCCAGCAGCCCACCTCCCAGCAACGCCAAGCTGAATGCGCTGAGCGCCGACATGCGCCCAGGAACCAGTGAGGGTAACGCTCGCACCGCTTCCTGAAACAGCAGTTGGTCGATGCCCAGGTTGCAGCCGAAGAGGTACTCGCTCAAGGTGGCCGCCCCGATCACCAGCATTCCCAGGGCGCTGGCGCGGCCGGCGCGCCGACGCCAACCCCCTGCCCCTCCCCGCCGCAACAGCAGCAGCGCTGTCCCTCCCAGCAAAAGGCCCACAGCGGCATTGGGACGGGCGACGGTATATCCCGACACGAAGCTGGCCAGCGCCAGCCGGCCCAAGGCGTACCCCAGCAGGATCGTGGTCCCCAACGCCGTAACCAGCACGGCCGCACCGTCGGCCATCCTCTGCATCCGGCCCGCGATCGCTTTGCTCACATCACACCTCGCTAGGCCGCCCGCCGCGCCGAGGCGCGGAAGCGCTCGTAGATCTCCTCGAACTTGCCCTGCAGTTCACGGAAGGCCTCCAGCAGGAGAGACTGGAAGTGTTGCGGCAGGGTTCGCCCGTCGCCCTCCAGCAGGATCTCGCGCACGCGCTCGTGGCTCAGTCCCGGCTTATAAGGCCGCTCGCTGCGCAGCGCGTCGTACTGGTCGGCCAGCATCACCAGGTGGGCGCAAGGGGGGATCTCCTCCCCCCGCAGCCCCTGGGGATAGCCGGAGCCGTCCCAGCGTTCGTGATGGTAGAGGGCGATCTTGCGCGCCATCTCCAGCAGGGGCGAGGTGGAGCCCGCCATCAGGCTGGCCCCGAAGGTGGTGTGCCGCTTGAGCAGGTTCCACTCGCTCTCGTCCAGCGGTCCGGGTTTGAACAGCACCGCGTCGGGAACGCCGATCTTGCCGATGTCGTGCATGGGAGTGGCGGCGAACAGCTGCTCCGCCTCCTCCCGCGCCCAGCCCAGGAACAGGGCCAGGGTGCGGGCGTAGTGGGCGAGGCGCTGGTTGTGCGCCCCCGTGTCCTGGTCCTTGTAGTGCGAGGCCCGCAGCAGCCGCTGCAGGGTGTCGTGGTAGGCGCGCTCCAGCTCCCGCGCCTTCTGCTGCTCCTCCCGGAAAGCGTGGTTCAGGTCCTGGGCGAAGCTCAGCAACTGCCGGGTGGTGGAGCGCAGCGCCGCTTCCTTTTCGTGCTCGGTCTGGAAGACACGGTTCAGGTCGCGGGCGTACTGCAGCAACTGCTGCTGGGCCGCCTCAAGCTGTCTTTGCGGTGCGGTCCCGTTCTGGCTGGGCGCGGTCGTCATGGCTCTCCTCCGGGCCGCCCGCCTCCAGCACCTGCTGCGTCAATTGCAGCAGTTCCAGAGGACTGAACGGCTTCACCAGGTAGGCTTGCGCGCCCAGGGCCAGGCCCTCCGCCCGGTGCCTCTCCTGGCCCATGGCGGTGACCATGATCACCGGGATGGCGGCGGTGCGGGGATCGTTGCGCAGGGCGCGCAGCACATCCAGCC
This portion of the Terriglobales bacterium genome encodes:
- a CDS encoding HD domain-containing phosphohydrolase, translating into MTTAPSQNGTAPQRQLEAAQQQLLQYARDLNRVFQTEHEKEAALRSTTRQLLSFAQDLNHAFREEQQKARELERAYHDTLQRLLRASHYKDQDTGAHNQRLAHYARTLALFLGWAREEAEQLFAATPMHDIGKIGVPDAVLFKPGPLDESEWNLLKRHTTFGASLMAGSTSPLLEMARKIALYHHERWDGSGYPQGLRGEEIPPCAHLVMLADQYDALRSERPYKPGLSHERVREILLEGDGRTLPQHFQSLLLEAFRELQGKFEEIYERFRASARRAA
- a CDS encoding response regulator; this encodes MKTILVADDEASIRVLIRTTLENPECRILEAATGAAALSMAGRLLPELIVLDWMMPGISGLDVLRALRNDPRTAAIPVIMVTAMGQERHRAEGLALGAQAYLVKPFSPLELLQLTQQVLEAGGPEESHDDRAQPERDRTAKTA